One stretch of Brettanomyces nanus chromosome 4, complete sequence DNA includes these proteins:
- a CDS encoding uncharacterized protein (BUSCO:EOG093448RB), whose amino-acid sequence MSNVECTQLYERIIEDVIQESRQDFDDSGIDEQTLMDLRNTWRAKLSKSGVGKFTWDQQREEEEVQEKAAEAAASAASAAAATATTATTANSGVGITQGGVNIGAVGGTTGTAYTGMTTSTFSGGATTGTSTGYMNSAEFGETGLALPKSEPSTANIILPGGGSAQDSLGGPLGELEGRGPKLEQSDGAADGSDGLDGTNGTSGTDQSSGSDDSDLGSDLGIDSDEINSDLDDPEDEDDINSDEDNDDPEANIMLCLYDRVQRVRNRWKCNLKDGIANIDGRDYAFQKATGDSEW is encoded by the exons ATGTCGAATGTTGAATGT ACTCAACTATACGAGAGGATCATTGAAGATGTAATTCAAGAGTCGAGGCAGGATTTCGACGACTCCGGCATCGATGAGCAGACACTGATGGATCTTAGAAATACTTGGAGAGCGAAATTAAGTAAATCTGGGGTGGGTAAGTTTACGTGGGATCAACAGagagaggaggaggaggtgcAGGAGAAGGCAGCTGAAGCAGCAGCGTCCGCAGCTTCTGCAGCGGCAGCAACTGCcacaacagcaacaacagcaaaCTCCGGAGTGGGAATAACACAAGGAGGAGTGAATATAGGAGCTGTGGGAGGTACGACAGGCACGGCATATACAGGCATGACTACCAGCACATTCAGCGGGGGAGCAACGACAGGTACGTCCACAGGATACATGAATTCGGCAGAATTTGGAGAAACCGGACTGGCATTACCGAAATCAGAGCCCAGTACGGCAAATATAATATTACCTGGTGGAGGATCGGCGCAGGATTCCTTGGGGGGACCGCTTGGAGAATtagaaggaagaggacCAAAACTTGAGCAGTCCGATGGAGCGG CCGATGGATCCGATGGACTCGATGGCACCAATGGAACCAGTGGAACCGATCAGTCTTCGGGATCGGATGATTCAGATCTGGGATCAGATCTTGGTATTGATTCGGATGAAATTAACTCCGATTTGGACGATCCTGAAGACGAGGACGACATCAACTCGGATGAAGACAACGACGATCCCGAAGCCAACATCATGTTGTGTCTTTATGACCGTGTTCAGAGAGTGAGAAATAGATGGAAGTGTAATTTAAAGGATGGAATTGCCAATATCGACGGAAGAGACTACGCTTTCCAAAAGGCTACGGGAGATTCAGAGTGGTGA
- a CDS encoding uncharacterized protein (BUSCO:EOG09342I3H), with protein MYVVRRVSSTGVKIYVRAISSSAFSSASASSSSSSTKRRHRPATKFNDKLNVGPSFADFVSGRAKDILVDPLEAARKDPDARLPPWLRVPIPKGRSFHKIGADLKELHLSTVCQEARCPNIGECWGGKRSEATATIMLMGDTCTRGCRFCSVKTDRHPAAVDPMEPEKTGEAISRWGLGYVVLTTVDRDDMVDGGSNHLRETVEKIKEKSPKTLVEVLCGDFRGNLDDVKTLATSHLDVYAHNMETVEALTPYVRDRRATYRQSLNVLRAAKEFNPKVVTKTSVMLGFGETDEQILQTLKDLRANKVDVVTFGQYMRPTRRHMKVVEYVRPEKFDYWKDQALSMGFLYCASGPLVRSSYKAGEAFIENVIKKKKRNVGVPRELEVGDEKFVSKDILEGKK; from the coding sequence ATGTATGTTGTTAGAAGAGTATCTTCCACCGGAGTGAAGATTTATGTGCGGGCTATTTCGTCCTCCgccttttcttctgcttccgcttcatcttcatcttcttcaactaaGAGAAGACATAGACCTGCCACCAAGTTTAACGATAAGCTTAATGTGGGTCCGTCGTTTGCCGATTTTGTCTCTGGCCGTGCCAAAGATATCCTCGTGGATCCGTTAGAGGCTGCCAGAAAGGACCCAGATGCCAGACTGCCCCCATGGCTTAGAGTGCCCATTCCTAAAGGCCGTTCTTTCCACAAGATAGGTGCAGACTTGAAGGAGTTGCACCTTTCTACTGTTTGTCAGGAAGCTCGATGCCCCAATATTGGAGAGTGCTGGGGTGGTAAGCGTTCAGAGGCCACGGCTACTATTATGTTGATGGGAGATACGTGCACAAGAGGCTGTCGTTTTTGCTCGGTCAAGACTGATCGTCATCCTGCCGCTGTCGATCCTATGGAGCCTGAGAAGACAGGTGAGGCCATTTCCCGGTGGGGTTTAGGCTATGTTGTTCTTACTACGGTGGATAGAGACGATATGGTGGACGGAGGTTCGAATCACTTGCGTGAAACCGTGGAGAAAATTAAGGAGAAGTCACCCAAAACGCTAGTAGAGGTCCTTTGCGGTGACTTCCGTGGAAATTTGGATGACGTCAAGACGTTGGCCACATCTCATTTGGATGTTTATGCCCATAATATGGAAACTGTCGAGGCGCTCACTCCTTACGTTAGAGATCGTAGGGCAACATATAGACAATCGTTAAATGTGTTAAGAGCAGCCAAGGAGTTCAATCCTAAAGTGGTGACTAAAACGTCTGTGATGCTTGGATTTGGAGAGACTGACGAGCAAATACTGCAAACTCTGAAAGACTTAAGGGCCAATAAAGTTGATGTGGTTACTTTCGGTCAGTATATGAGACCTACAAGAAGACATATGAAGGTTGTTGAGTATGTGAGACCGGAGAAATTCGATTATTGGAAGGATCAGGCTCTAAGCATGGGTTTCCTTTATTGTGCATCGGGACCTTTAGTTAGATCTTCATATAAAGCAGGAGAGGCATTTATTGAGAACgttatcaagaagaaaaagagaaacgTTGGAGTTCCTAGGGAGTTGGAAGTTGGCGATGAGAAGTTTGTTTCCAAGGACATATTAGAGGGGAAGAAGTGA
- a CDS encoding uncharacterized protein (BUSCO:EOG09341Z1B~EggNog:ENOG41) encodes MSIMELDKDSEETTEHVRYQKPRRYVKSPDFKARDAKVGEIRSSIKEIDEQISKISKDIEVTVTPKPIQEQRKGLTIELSSVIKTQGELKRKRLQINDQVKAIDLSLKQKINSIQNKTSKHSFKTAGEIDKRVKSLEDLIDTGSLKIVDERRYIKEISSLRRLRKDYASIEEEQKLIDSDKEKIKELKKSIGEASNKEAQAAFEKVTKQLDELSLQTKDIQKKRDDLFSLRRELYKNKDTLYDEMRAIRQDYDNQFQKFKQDLENEKKKREEEEKAYRLGVKKEELEAQIAKIQDESKKPANSNDIEIVENLLIHFDPSHVKTVSSTAIDGDSNKLNTHHRQEVKVEMPTNAVLIKKEPENFFSGSGKSRKSKKHGNKKRAVKFILEPVIISQLSSLGIPLPTSEEDSRKTIDLLKTKLAGFKDTQDEKTKANITAGEAKVSGLQKQIDAIEEDIEKETVKMEEAHKSKAKAKAEKDNEVDAEVEVEVEVEAEVEAEAEPARATSAEN; translated from the exons ATGTC CATTATGGAACTGGACAAAGACTCAGAGGAAACCACGGAACACGTGAGATACCAGAAGCCCAGACGGTATGTTAAATCTCCGGATTTCAAGGCCAGAGATGCTAAAGTGGGGGAAATTCGTTCGTCTATTAAGGAAATCGATGAGCAGATCAGCAAGATTAGCAAAGACATTGAGGTGACTGTGACCCCTAAACCTATTCAggaacaaagaaaaggtcTCACAATTGAACTCAGCAGTGTGATTAAAACACAAGGcgaattgaagagaaagagactCCAGATTAATGACCAAGTTAAAGCCATTGACTTGTCGCTCaaacagaagatcaatTCAATCCAAAACAAGACGTCGAAGCACAGTTTTAAGACTGCTGGAGAAATTGACAAGAGGGTGAAATCATTGGAGGACTTAATTGATACGGGTAGCTTGAAGATCGTCGATGAAAGACGATACATCAAggagatctcttctttgagaaGGCTGAGAAAGGACTATGCATCGATTGAGGAAGAGCAAAAGCTCATCGATTCagacaaagaaaagatcaaggaattgaaaaaatCAATTGGAGAGGCCAGTAATAAGGAGGCTCAGGCCGCATTTGAAAAGGTGACCAAGCAATTGGATGAGTTGTCATTGCAGACCAAGGacattcagaagaagagagatgatCTATTTTCCCTCAGAAGAGAATTGTACAAGAATAAGGATACTTTATACGATGAGATGCGTGCAATCAGACAGGATTATGACAACCAGTTCCAGAAATTTAAGCAGGATCTGGAGaacgagaaaaaaaagcgtgaggaggaggagaaggcATACAGACTTGGTgtgaaaaaagaagaattggaggCTCAGATTGCCAAAATCCAAGACGAGTCCAAGAAACCGGCCAACAGTAATGATATCGAGATTGTGGAGAACTTGCTAATTCATTTTGATCCTTCTCATGTCAAGACAGTATCATCCACGGCAATAGATGGCGATTCTAATAAGCTCAATACTCATCATAGGCAAGAGGTTAAAGTGGAGATGCCTACCAATGCTGTTCTGATCAAGAAAGAGCCAgaaaacttcttcagtGGAAGTGGTAAGTCCAGAAAGAGTAAGAAACACGGtaataagaagagagcaGTCAAGTTTATTCTTGAACCAGTCATTATTTCGCAGTTGTCTTCTTTGGGGATACCTTTACCAACATCTGAAGAGGATTCCAGGAAAACTATCGACCTTTTGAAGACCAAATTGGCCGGCTTCAAGGATACGCAAGACGAGAAAACGAAAGCCAACATTACTGCAGGTGAAGCCAAAGTGTCAGGCTTACAGAAGCAGATAGATGCtatagaagaagatattgagaaAGAGACTGTCAAGATGGAGGAAGCCCACAAGAGTAAGGCTAAGGCCAAAGCTGAGAAAGACAATGAAGTTGATgctgaagttgaagttgaagttgaagtcGAAGCTGAAgtagaagcagaagcagagCCAGCCAGAGCTACTTCTGCAGAAAACTGA
- a CDS encoding uncharacterized protein (EggNog:ENOG41) — protein MSDPFNIDNDDLIIQSDNDQQKSAFPEPMQDVTIDSSSHGINNSIDSSERRGHQKTFTGGPFSLNYYRKYFDLNTKDFFANCWKSLNPFTKLDQYEFQQVGDLYGPVWITATLIFLLFFCNSVAQIITSWLLNKSEDDTETLHINYFKILLSSINLLYGYIFIVPLLLWAVLRFYFKVVNVIPVTKLISMYSYSNILWIPAALLSVFRGLLANHNSLDAALKWLCIVMGSILSGAGILVRLHQYFSVIFGSESEQDSKKHLGVLMGALILAHVGFSLGVKMCFFGKL, from the coding sequence ATGTCAGATCCCTTCAACATCGATAATGATGATCTAATCATCCAGTCGGATAACGATCAGCAGAAATCGGCTTTCCCTGAACCAATGCAAGATGTCACTATTGACTCCAGTTCACATGGGATTAACAATTCCATTGACAGCTCTGAGCGCAGAGGTCATCAAAAAACTTTCACCGGTGGACCGTTTTCTCTAAACTATTATAGAAAGTATTTTGACCTCAATACCAAGGACTTCTTTGCCAATTGCTGGAAAAGCTTGAATCCTTTCACTAAGCTCGATCAATACGAGTTTCAACAGGTCGGTGATCTGTACGGCCCGGTCTGGATTACGGCCACGCTTATCTTTTTGCTTTTCTTTTGCAATTCTGTCGCCCAGATAATCACCTCTTGGCTCCTAAACAAgtctgaagatgatactGAGACGTTGCATATCAACTACTTCAAGATTCTACTTTCTTCCATCAATTTGCTATATGGTTACATTTTTATTGTTCCTTTATTGCTCTGGGCAGTGTTGAGGTTTTATTTCAAAGTTGTGAACGTCATTCCCGTGACCAAATTGATCTCGATGTACTCCTATTCAAATATACTTTGGATTCCTGCCGCCCTACTATCAGTTTTCAGAGGTCTTTTGGCTAACCATAACAGCTTGGATGCTGCTCTAAAATGGCTCTGTATAGTTATGGGTTCCATATTAAGTGGTGCAGGCATACTGGTAAGGTTGCACCAATATTTTTCGGTAATATTTGGCAGTGAATCCGAGCAAGACAGTAAAAAGCACCTTGGTGTTCTTATGGGGGCCTTAATTTTGGCGCATGTTGGCTTCTCTTTAGGTGTTAAAAtgtgcttctttggaaagttATAA